A window of Terriglobia bacterium genomic DNA:
TATTTCGATTGTTTTGCAGGGATTAGCGGCGACATGACGATTGGCGCCCTGCTCGGAGCAGGTGTGAGCTTTCCGGACCTCAAAGCAGAACTTTCGAAGTTGAAGCTCAAGGGCTATGAACTTCACCAATCCCGGGTGTTGCGGAGTGGGATCTCGGCAATTAAGTTTGATGTGCTGCTTACCGGACCGGAACGTCCTTCGCCTGAGGGAAGTCCAGGGCCGGCCGGACGCGCTCCCTCGAAGGGGAAGCAGGTGGGAGGGAGACCGCACCACGAGCACATTCCGGGTGAGCACAAGCACCGCTCCCTCGACAATATTCTGGAGATAATTGAGACCGCGAAATTGAGTTCCGGCGCGAAGGCGCTTTCTCAACAAATTTTCCGGCGCCTTGGTGAGGCCGAAGCCAAAGTACACGGTATCCCCCTCCAACAGGTGCACTTTCACGAGGTGGGAGCCGTCGATTCCATAGTCGATATTGTAGGCAGCGCTGTTTGCTTTGATTGGCTCGGTTTCGAGCGGATTATCTGTTCGCCGATTAATGTCGGGTCGGGATTTGTCGATTGCGAACACGGAAAGTTGCCTGTGCCGGGTCCGGCAGCGGCCGAACTCCTCAAGGACATTCCCATTTACTCGGAGGGGCCCGAGGTGGAACTCACTACCCCCACCGGGGCGGCCATTATCTCTACAATGGCTTCCGAGTTTCGAAGAATGAAAGAGTTTCAATCGACCTCCGTGGGGTATGGTGCCGGCTCTCGCGACGTCAAGGGATTTCCGAATCTGTTGCGTGTCTATGTGGGGAAAGAAGGAAGCGGGCCGGAGGGGGTCTTTGAGAGTGATCTGGAAATTGTAAATATCATCGAAGCAAACATTGACGATATGAACCCCCAGATTTACGGTTATTTTGTTGAAAAAGCCCTGGCCGCGGGGGCGCTCGATGTGTACATCACCGCGGTCCAGATGAAGAAGAGCCGGCCCGGTCAATGCCTCTCAGTGATTTGCGATCCATCCAAACTCGATGTCCTCACCCGCCTGGTTTTTGCCGAGACAACCACCATTGGATTGCGCATCCAGGAGGCCTCCCGACGGGTTTTGAATCGAACGCTGGAGACCATTGAAACCCGGTTTGGTCCAGTGAGGATTAAGGTGGCGCGACTCGATGGGTCTGTCCTCAATGCCATGCCTGAATTTGCCGATTGCCAGCGGCTGGCCGAAGAAAATGCCACCCCCTTGAAGGAGGTTTTGGCAGAGGCGAACGCAAAGATCCGAACGCTGAAGTTATAGCTTATGACAGAGACCCGAAGATCATTTTACGTGACAACCCCAATCTATTATGCGAACGCCAAACCGCATCTGGGTCACCTCTATACCACTCTGGTGGCGGACACCTTGACCCGTTTTCAGCGGCAGCGCGGGATCGACTCCTTCTTCCTGACTGGGACTGACGAGAGGGGGGTCAACATCGAGCGGGCCGCGGCAGCGCGCGGGATTCCCGTGCAACAGCATGTTGACGAAATTGTGGAAGAATTTCAGGAGACGTTTCGTGTCTTCAACGTTGAATACAGCCGATGGATCCGCACGACCGATTCCTACCATAAAGAGGGGGTACAAAGTCTGTGGCGACACCTCGACGAACGGGGGTTCATTTACCGGGGAGAATACAAAGGATGGTTCTGCGCCTACTGCAATGAATTCAAGGAGGTCGAGGAGAGAACAGAGCAGCCGCTTTGCCCCACCCATGAACGGCCGCTCGAGATCGTGGCGGAGGAAAGCTACTTCTTTAAATTGTCGGCGTTCGGGGATCGCCTCATAAAACTCTATGAATCACGTCCGGATTTTGTTCAACCCGACTCGCGACGCAATGAGGTGATCGCTTTCGTGGCCGGGGGACTGAGGGACCTTTCCATCAGCCGTATTTCGGTGAAGTGGGGAATCGAAGTGCCGGGGGATCCCCGACACACGATCTATGTCTGGTTCGATGCGCTCGCAAACTACATCACGGCGCTGGGTTGGGGAAACCGGTCCTTCCAGGATTTTGACCGGTTTTGGCCGGCCCTGCACCTGGTCGGGAAGGATATTCTCCGGTTCCACGCCGTGTACTGGCCGGCGTTCCTCATGGCAGCGGGGATCGAAGTCCCACGGACCGTTTTCGCCCATGGGATGTGGCTCTCCAGTGGAAGAAAGATGGGGAAGACCCTCGGCAACGTCATCGACCTTGCTGTTCTCCGGAAGCACTTCACTCCCGAGCAGGTGCGGTATTTCTGTCTGCGCGAAATGGTGTTTGGGCGAGACGGCGACTTCACGTACGAAGCGCTAATCGATCGTGTGAATGCCGACTTGGCGGCGGGCCTGGGGAATCTGTCAAGCCGGACGCTGACCATGGTGCGGACCTACTGTGGAAACAGGATCCCTCTGTCCGACTCGGATGCCAGCAGTGAATTTGTCCCGCAGGCCGCAGAGGTTCGTCAGGCGATCGAGCAGGCGATGGCCCAATTCGACCGGGAATTTGAGCGGTACTGCTTCAGCCTCGGGCTGGAAGCCATTTGGGCTGCCATGTCACGCGTTGATAAGTTCATCACGGATGCCCAGCCGTGGGAATTGGCCAAAGATCCTGAAAAGCAAGGAACCCTGAAGTACGTTCTGAGTACGGCCCTTGAGGCAGTGCGGCATTTAGCCGTCGTGCTGGCGCCTGTCCTGCCGGAAGGCAGTCAGGCCGTGTGGCAACAGCTGGGCCAGGCGGGCAAGGTGGGCGAGGTTGCGCCTGCCGGGCTTCGGTGGGGAGGTCTGAAGGCGGGGACTGAAATTGGTGAGGTCAAGGGCATCTTCCCAAGGATGGAGAAGGTGAAAATCATGGAAGAAATCAAACGCGACGAATTGACGGCTCGGACCGAGGGAGCCGGGAGGGCAGAAAGAGGAGATCAACCCTCAACTGCGGCCGCTCCGAAGGAGGCCTCCAAAGTAGGGCCGGAGGGGGAATCCGTCCGCGACGGGCTCATCTCGATTGAGGAATTTGCTCGAGTCGATATGCGAGTTGGGACCGTGCTGACGGCGGAACGCATTCCGAAGGCGGACAAGCTCTTGAAACTCACCGTCGATATAGGAGATGAAGTGCGACAAGTCCTCGCAGGTATCGCCCTGTATTACGAACCGGAATCATTGATTGGCCGGAAAGTGGTCGTGGTGACGAATCTGCCGCCCCGGAAGATGCGCGGGCTCGATTCCAACGGCATGATAGTGGCGGCCTCGGTGGGACCGGAGGGACGACCTGTCATCGCAACATTTAACGAGGACGTCCCCAATGGAGCGAGATTGAAATAGCAAAAAGATTCAATCGCTCCTCCCTGCTGAAAACCATGTTTATCGATTCTCACGCCCATCTGGAATTCCCCCAGTACAACGGCCAGGGTGCCGAGGTCCTGGCGCGCGCCCAGGCCGCCGGCGTCGAACGCATCCTCGCCATCGGGAGCGGGTCGGGACCCGGGACGCTGGATTGCGCCCTCCAGTTTGCGGAACGCTATGATTGGATCTTCGCCACGGTTGGCATTCATCCCCACGAATCCAGGCTGGCCGCGGATAAGGATTTCGTGGAGATTCGGCAGCTGGCCGGACGTCCAAGGGTGCTGGCCATCGGGGAGATTGGCCTCGACTACTATTATGATCACTCCCCGCGGGACGTCCAGCGGGAAGTCTTCATCCGCCAGATCCGGATTGCAAAAGATCTGGGCTTGCCCATTGTGGTTCATTCCCGGGATGCAGAACAGGATACCTTGGAAATCCTTCGCCACGAGTGGAGGAGTGCCGGGCTGGGCGGGATCCTGCACTGCTTTACCGGGAGCCTGGAGATGGCGCGCGGCGCGATCGAGATGGGTTTTCTCGTCTCCTTTTCCGGGATTATCACCTTTAAGAAATCTCAGTCGATCCGAGAAGTGGCTCGCTCCTTGCCGAATGAGCGGGTCTTGATAGAGACCGATAGCCCGTTCCTGGCGCCGGAGCCTCACCGGGGCAAGACAAACGAACCGGCCTTTGTTGCAGAGACCGCCCGAGCACTGGCGGAAGTGAAGGGGCTGACAACGGAGGACATTGCCCGCATCACCCGGTTCAATTTCAACCGGTTCTTCAAATTGCCGGATCCCTCGATCGGTCGGCGCACGGTCACCTACAAGATCCGGCATTC
This region includes:
- a CDS encoding YchF/TatD family DNA exonuclease — its product is MFIDSHAHLEFPQYNGQGAEVLARAQAAGVERILAIGSGSGPGTLDCALQFAERYDWIFATVGIHPHESRLAADKDFVEIRQLAGRPRVLAIGEIGLDYYYDHSPRDVQREVFIRQIRIAKDLGLPIVVHSRDAEQDTLEILRHEWRSAGLGGILHCFTGSLEMARGAIEMGFLVSFSGIITFKKSQSIREVARSLPNERVLIETDSPFLAPEPHRGKTNEPAFVAETARALAEVKGLTTEDIARITRFNFNRFFKLPDPSIGRRTVTYKIRHSIYVNLTTRCTADCVFCARLYDPVVSGYYLGLKENEEPGADEIIGEIGDPTQFEEVVFCGYGEPTLRLDVIKEVSRAVKSKGGRTRIDTIGHANLIHKRNVVPELVGLIDHVSISLNAADAQKYEKLCRTEFPGEAFAGMLEFTRECVRWLPRVTLSVVRVPNLDVEACKRMADEIGAVFRIREYDLVG
- the larC gene encoding nickel pincer cofactor biosynthesis protein LarC, whose translation is MSVAYFDCFAGISGDMTIGALLGAGVSFPDLKAELSKLKLKGYELHQSRVLRSGISAIKFDVLLTGPERPSPEGSPGPAGRAPSKGKQVGGRPHHEHIPGEHKHRSLDNILEIIETAKLSSGAKALSQQIFRRLGEAEAKVHGIPLQQVHFHEVGAVDSIVDIVGSAVCFDWLGFERIICSPINVGSGFVDCEHGKLPVPGPAAAELLKDIPIYSEGPEVELTTPTGAAIISTMASEFRRMKEFQSTSVGYGAGSRDVKGFPNLLRVYVGKEGSGPEGVFESDLEIVNIIEANIDDMNPQIYGYFVEKALAAGALDVYITAVQMKKSRPGQCLSVICDPSKLDVLTRLVFAETTTIGLRIQEASRRVLNRTLETIETRFGPVRIKVARLDGSVLNAMPEFADCQRLAEENATPLKEVLAEANAKIRTLKL
- the metG gene encoding methionine--tRNA ligase; this encodes MTETRRSFYVTTPIYYANAKPHLGHLYTTLVADTLTRFQRQRGIDSFFLTGTDERGVNIERAAAARGIPVQQHVDEIVEEFQETFRVFNVEYSRWIRTTDSYHKEGVQSLWRHLDERGFIYRGEYKGWFCAYCNEFKEVEERTEQPLCPTHERPLEIVAEESYFFKLSAFGDRLIKLYESRPDFVQPDSRRNEVIAFVAGGLRDLSISRISVKWGIEVPGDPRHTIYVWFDALANYITALGWGNRSFQDFDRFWPALHLVGKDILRFHAVYWPAFLMAAGIEVPRTVFAHGMWLSSGRKMGKTLGNVIDLAVLRKHFTPEQVRYFCLREMVFGRDGDFTYEALIDRVNADLAAGLGNLSSRTLTMVRTYCGNRIPLSDSDASSEFVPQAAEVRQAIEQAMAQFDREFERYCFSLGLEAIWAAMSRVDKFITDAQPWELAKDPEKQGTLKYVLSTALEAVRHLAVVLAPVLPEGSQAVWQQLGQAGKVGEVAPAGLRWGGLKAGTEIGEVKGIFPRMEKVKIMEEIKRDELTARTEGAGRAERGDQPSTAAAPKEASKVGPEGESVRDGLISIEEFARVDMRVGTVLTAERIPKADKLLKLTVDIGDEVRQVLAGIALYYEPESLIGRKVVVVTNLPPRKMRGLDSNGMIVAASVGPEGRPVIATFNEDVPNGARLK